One region of Buchnera aphidicola (Eriosoma lanigerum) genomic DNA includes:
- a CDS encoding NuoM family protein, protein MLLLCLVCIPLLGALLSWLCGYITVSFSRWIALSSMGITLLIVLKFWFFYYYFNHVNINSQWDLQYVCSWIPNLGINFHLAIDGLSLLFVLLISFLGFIAVLCSWNEIKHHQNGFYFNLLCVISGAIGLCLSIDLFLFFCFWELILIPTYFLIAIWGNNELILGRNCIHSANKFFIYAQLSGLLLLFSILGLVINYHNISLVWSFDYNVLLHVPIDSYLEWYLMFGFFLSFIIKIPVIPFHTWLIESHSHSSTAGSIDLVGLIVKTSVYGLLRFCIPLFPRSSFMIIPLVELLGVINIFYGSFLAFSQTNIKRLLAYSSVSNMGMILIGIYSGNLLAYQGLIIQIIAHGLSSSALFILSGQLYERFKTMNIYQMGGVWSQLRWIPAFFLFFSMVNLGIPGSGNFIGEFMILLGIFKNFPIIAGFISLILIVVSIYSLNMMHVIFYGKSNHISFSHTVSIREIGIIISLIILIIWIGMYPKIILETSYYSIYNIQNNFSYFFN, encoded by the coding sequence ATGTTACTTTTGTGTTTAGTTTGTATTCCATTATTAGGTGCTTTGTTATCTTGGTTATGTGGATATATAACAGTTTCATTTTCTCGTTGGATTGCTTTATCTAGCATGGGAATTACATTGTTAATAGTATTAAAATTTTGGTTTTTTTATTACTATTTTAATCATGTAAATATAAATTCTCAATGGGATCTTCAATATGTTTGTTCTTGGATTCCTAATTTAGGTATAAATTTTCATTTAGCTATAGATGGTTTATCCTTATTATTTGTTCTTTTAATTTCTTTTCTGGGATTTATAGCTGTGTTATGTTCTTGGAATGAAATTAAACATCATCAAAATGGTTTTTATTTTAATTTATTATGTGTTATTAGTGGTGCTATAGGATTATGCTTATCAATTGATTTATTTTTATTTTTTTGTTTTTGGGAATTAATTTTAATTCCAACGTATTTTTTAATAGCAATATGGGGAAACAATGAATTAATTTTAGGAAGAAATTGTATACATTCTGCAAATAAATTTTTTATTTATGCACAATTATCAGGATTATTATTATTATTTTCAATACTAGGATTAGTAATTAATTATCATAATATTAGTCTTGTTTGGAGTTTTGATTACAATGTGTTATTACATGTTCCTATAGATTCATATTTAGAATGGTACTTAATGTTTGGTTTTTTCTTATCTTTTATAATAAAAATCCCGGTAATTCCTTTTCATACTTGGTTGATTGAATCGCATAGTCATTCTTCTACTGCAGGTTCTATTGACTTGGTAGGTTTAATAGTTAAAACCTCTGTTTATGGTTTGCTTCGATTTTGTATTCCTTTGTTTCCTCGTTCTTCTTTTATGATTATTCCTTTAGTAGAATTATTAGGTGTAATTAATATATTTTATGGATCTTTTTTAGCTTTTTCTCAAACTAATATTAAAAGATTATTAGCATATTCTTCTGTATCAAATATGGGTATGATTTTAATAGGAATTTATTCAGGTAATCTATTAGCTTATCAAGGATTAATTATTCAAATTATAGCTCATGGATTATCTTCTTCTGCTTTATTTATATTATCAGGTCAATTGTATGAACGTTTTAAAACTATGAATATATATCAAATGGGAGGTGTGTGGTCTCAATTAAGATGGATTCCTGCTTTTTTTCTATTTTTTTCTATGGTTAATTTAGGAATACCTGGAAGTGGAAATTTTATTGGAGAATTTATGATTCTATTGGGAATTTTTAAAAATTTTCCAATTATTGCTGGTTTTATATCATTAATTTTAATAGTTGTTTCTATTTATTCTTTAAATATGATGCATGTAATTTTTTATGGTAAAAGCAATCATATTTCTTTTTCTCATACTGTTTCTATTCGTGAAATTGGGATAATTATTAGTTTGATAATTTTAATTATTTGGATTGGAATGTATCCTAAAATTATTTTAGAAACTTCTTATTATTCAATATATAATATTCAAAATAATTTTTCTTATTTTTTTAACTAA
- a CDS encoding NADH-quinone oxidoreductase subunit N: MIIINNLLTDLLPIFCLFGTIIAIMLSISWSRNHFLHFSLSILGLVCSLISLFFIHFYIPIEINFLFKIDDYAVLYSAFILVLTIFICIISYFSLDHYYDVKDEFYLLILLSSLGCLLLTMTVHMISLFIGLELVSLPLIGLLGYFKNRHQVLESTLKYMILSGLTSTFLLFGIALVYIGSGGLSFIELQIALNMNSMNHLILLFGIGMILIVLFFKLSLFPFHLWVPDVYQGTSALTLTFFSTVVKTAIFVVLVRLFLYLPVEKVFSIYFICSIVAICSILFGNLMALFQINLKRLLAYSSISHFGYLLIILVTLQSNSYFLETVGMYLFGYCLSNLGLFTIINYFSDLNNKHDLDSAILYKGLFWRNPILCFFMTSMIFSLSGIPLGLGFISKFFLFYSIMNSNFWFLWFIVVLGTVIGLYYYLRISINLYLPSNNVTYLNYINNSNVFIVLLGIINIIFGLFPAILIDLIRSSTLFL, encoded by the coding sequence ATGATAATTATTAATAATTTATTGACTGATTTATTACCAATTTTTTGTTTGTTTGGTACTATTATAGCAATAATGTTATCTATTTCTTGGAGTAGAAATCATTTTTTACATTTCTCATTGAGTATATTAGGGTTAGTATGTAGCTTAATATCTTTATTTTTTATACATTTTTATATACCCATTGAAATAAATTTTTTATTTAAAATAGATGATTATGCTGTACTTTATTCTGCTTTTATTCTTGTTTTAACTATTTTTATTTGTATTATTTCTTATTTTAGTTTGGATCATTATTATGATGTAAAAGATGAATTTTATTTATTAATTCTATTGTCTAGTTTAGGTTGCTTATTATTAACTATGACTGTTCATATGATTAGTTTGTTTATTGGATTAGAACTAGTTTCATTACCATTAATTGGTTTATTAGGATATTTTAAAAATCGTCATCAAGTATTAGAATCAACATTAAAATATATGATTTTATCAGGTTTAACATCAACATTTTTATTGTTTGGTATTGCATTAGTATATATAGGTTCAGGAGGTCTAAGTTTTATTGAATTACAAATAGCATTAAATATGAATTCTATGAATCATTTAATTTTATTATTTGGAATAGGAATGATTCTAATTGTACTATTTTTTAAATTATCGTTATTTCCATTTCATTTATGGGTTCCTGATGTATATCAAGGTACTTCTGCATTAACTTTAACTTTTTTCTCTACAGTAGTAAAAACAGCTATTTTTGTTGTTTTAGTTCGGTTATTTTTGTATCTTCCAGTTGAAAAAGTATTTTCTATATATTTTATTTGTTCAATAGTTGCTATTTGTTCAATATTATTTGGAAACTTGATGGCATTGTTTCAAATTAATTTAAAACGATTATTAGCTTATTCTTCTATATCTCATTTTGGTTATTTGTTGATTATCTTAGTTACTTTGCAGAGTAATTCATATTTTTTAGAAACAGTAGGAATGTATTTATTTGGATATTGTTTGAGTAATTTGGGTTTGTTTACTATTATTAATTATTTTTCTGATTTAAATAATAAACATGATTTAGATTCTGCTATATTGTATAAGGGATTATTTTGGAGAAATCCAATTTTGTGTTTTTTCATGACAAGTATGATATTTTCTTTATCTGGAATCCCATTAGGATTAGGTTTTATTAGTAAATTTTTTTTATTTTATTCAATTATGAATTCAAATTTTTGGTTTTTATGGTTTATTGTAGTTTTGGGAACAGTAATAGGTTTATATTATTATTTAAGAATAAGTATTAATTTATATTTACCATCAAATAATGTTACATATTTAAATTATATTAATAACAGTAATGTATTTATTGTATTATTAGGAATAATAAATATTATTTTTGGACTTTTTCCTGCAATACTAATAGATTTAATTCGTTCATCAACACTATTTTTATAA
- a CDS encoding TerC/Alx family metal homeostasis membrane protein: MNSLLIFLWSIFIIFMILVICLNQIFQKKYKLQLVNIKSAIWLSVFWIIVAFVFSFLIWLILITTIGKEIANIQIITFISAYLLEKFLSIDNVFIWFVIFRYFSIPLIYQQKVLFYGIIGSILFRIIIIFFGNFLLLKWKWIIYFFGLFLLVSGLKMIFFKEDSNVIITKNKWIRWLYKYFKITDKLHKQHFFIRKNNILFATPLLVVLIMIEVSDIFFSIDSMSAIFSITSDFFIMITSNIFAIFGLRSIYFLFSTSSCKAYVTKYGLPLILIFIGMKTLCIDFINISITTTLIVMILIISITILLNIIMKNKKLRY, encoded by the coding sequence ATGAATAGTTTATTAATATTTTTATGGAGTATTTTTATTATTTTTATGATATTAGTCATATGTTTAAATCAAATATTTCAAAAAAAATATAAATTACAATTAGTTAATATTAAATCTGCAATTTGGTTATCTGTATTTTGGATTATTGTTGCGTTTGTATTTTCATTTTTGATATGGTTGATATTAATAACAACGATCGGAAAAGAAATAGCTAACATACAAATTATAACTTTTATCTCTGCATATTTATTAGAAAAATTTTTATCTATTGATAATGTTTTTATTTGGTTTGTAATTTTTAGATATTTTTCTATTCCTTTGATATATCAACAAAAAGTATTATTTTATGGTATTATTGGTTCTATATTATTTAGAATAATAATCATTTTTTTTGGTAATTTTCTGTTGTTAAAATGGAAATGGATTATATATTTTTTTGGTTTATTTTTGTTGGTTAGTGGATTAAAGATGATTTTTTTTAAAGAGGATTCTAATGTAATTATTACGAAAAATAAATGGATACGATGGTTATATAAATATTTTAAAATTACAGATAAATTACATAAACAACATTTTTTTATTAGAAAAAATAACATTTTGTTTGCTACTCCTTTATTAGTTGTACTTATTATGATTGAAGTTAGCGATATATTTTTTTCTATTGACAGTATGTCTGCTATTTTTTCTATTACTTCAGATTTTTTTATTATGATTACTTCTAATATTTTTGCTATATTTGGATTACGGTCAATTTATTTTTTATTTTCAACTAGTTCCTGTAAAGCATATGTTACTAAATATGGATTACCATTAATTTTAATATTTATTGGAATGAAAACATTATGTATCGATTTTATTAATATTTCTATTACTACTACTTTGATTGTTATGATATTAATAATAAGTATTACTATTTTATTAAATATTATTATGAAAAACAAGAAATTACGTTATTAG
- the folC gene encoding bifunctional tetrahydrofolate synthase/dihydrofolate synthase gives MKTKIINNNDESYNIKLSVWLQYLEKKCKNISTKSLSNVKCVANNLNLLQTNAFVFIVTGTNGKGTSCIVLEQLLLESGYRVGLYTSPHLIHYNERIRINGHVVDAYKHILAFSEIEKVSKKVELTYFEFITLSSLFIFKQENLDVLILEVGIGGRLDATNILDADIAVITNIAMDHMDVLGSDLDSIGYEKSGIFRTGKIAIIAEQCIPNSIYKIVKEKKILLKKIGYDWNWKIYDNTWDFFYKKKCFDNLPIPSLSLENVATSIAALSFSNFNISKKIITNVVKRTHIPGRFHIILNQPLVILDVCHNPHAAKYLSHQLSQIKKDKIIHAVVGMLNNKDILGTISPFLSLIKFWYCSSVNSERSMLGCDLIKYLPITNSRVFNKISNAFLSALNNAQLSDIIIVFGSFLTVSEVLSMFSKNII, from the coding sequence ATGAAAACAAAAATAATTAACAACAATGATGAGAGTTATAATATTAAGTTATCTGTATGGTTACAGTATTTAGAAAAAAAATGTAAAAATATTAGTACTAAAAGTTTATCTAACGTTAAGTGTGTAGCTAATAATTTAAATTTATTACAAACTAATGCTTTTGTTTTTATTGTTACTGGTACAAATGGAAAGGGTACTAGTTGTATAGTGTTAGAACAATTACTATTAGAATCCGGTTATCGTGTAGGATTGTATACATCTCCGCATTTAATTCATTATAATGAAAGAATTCGTATTAATGGACATGTAGTTGATGCTTATAAACATATATTAGCTTTTTCTGAAATAGAAAAAGTAAGTAAAAAAGTTGAATTAACTTATTTTGAATTCATAACATTATCTTCTTTATTTATATTTAAACAAGAAAATCTAGATGTATTAATATTAGAAGTTGGAATAGGTGGTAGATTAGATGCAACAAATATTTTAGATGCAGATATAGCTGTAATTACTAATATTGCTATGGATCATATGGATGTTTTAGGAAGTGATTTAGATAGTATTGGATATGAAAAATCTGGTATATTTAGGACTGGAAAAATAGCAATTATTGCTGAACAATGTATACCAAATAGTATTTATAAAATTGTAAAAGAAAAAAAGATTTTATTAAAAAAAATAGGTTATGATTGGAATTGGAAAATATATGATAATACATGGGATTTTTTTTATAAAAAGAAATGTTTTGATAATTTGCCTATTCCTTCATTATCTTTAGAAAATGTAGCTACATCAATTGCAGCTTTATCTTTTTCTAATTTTAATATATCGAAAAAGATTATTACGAATGTTGTTAAACGTACACATATTCCTGGAAGATTTCATATTATTTTAAATCAACCACTAGTTATTCTTGATGTTTGTCATAATCCACATGCTGCAAAATATTTATCACATCAGTTATCACAAATAAAAAAAGATAAAATTATACATGCAGTGGTAGGAATGTTAAATAATAAAGATATTTTAGGTACTATATCTCCTTTTCTTTCTTTAATTAAATTTTGGTATTGCTCTTCTGTTAATAGTGAAAGAAGTATGTTAGGGTGCGATTTAATAAAATATTTACCTATTACGAATAGTCGTGTATTTAACAAAATTTCAAATGCATTTTTATCAGCTTTAAATAATGCTCAATTGAGTGATATTATTATAGTTTTTGGATCTTTTTTAACAGTATCTGAAGTATTATCTATGTTCTCTAAAAATATCATTTAA
- a CDS encoding ribose-phosphate pyrophosphokinase, with protein sequence MTDMKLFSGNATLKLAQSIADKLCTTLGNALVGRFSDGEISVQINENVRGGDIFIIQSTCAPTNDNLMELIVIIDALRRASAGRITAVIPYFGYSRQDRRVRSSRVPITAKVVADFLSNVGVDRILTVDLHAEQIQGFFDVPVDNVFGSLIFLEDMLKINLNNPIVVSPDIGGVIRARAIAKLLYDTDMAIIDKRRPNSNVSEVMHVIGDVAERDCILVDDIIDTGGTLCRAAEALKQRGAKRVFAYATHPIFSGNALINLKQSHIDEVVVSDTIPLLKTIQNLKNVRTLTLSGMLAEAIRRINNEESISAMFEH encoded by the coding sequence ATGACAGATATGAAATTATTTTCTGGAAATGCTACACTAAAATTAGCTCAATCTATAGCAGATAAGTTATGTACTACTTTAGGAAATGCATTAGTAGGAAGATTTAGTGATGGTGAAATTAGTGTCCAAATTAATGAAAACGTTAGAGGTGGAGATATTTTTATTATTCAATCCACTTGTGCTCCAACAAACGATAATTTAATGGAATTAATAGTTATTATTGATGCTTTACGTCGAGCCTCAGCAGGAAGAATTACAGCTGTAATTCCTTATTTTGGATATTCTAGACAAGACCGAAGAGTCCGATCCTCAAGAGTGCCTATTACAGCTAAAGTTGTAGCTGATTTTTTATCTAACGTAGGTGTAGATAGAATCTTAACAGTAGACTTACATGCTGAACAAATTCAAGGATTTTTTGATGTACCTGTAGATAACGTTTTTGGAAGTTTAATTTTTTTAGAAGACATGTTAAAAATTAATTTAAATAATCCTATTGTGGTATCTCCAGATATAGGGGGTGTTATTCGAGCAAGAGCTATTGCTAAATTATTATACGATACAGATATGGCTATTATTGATAAAAGAAGACCTAATTCCAATGTATCTGAAGTCATGCATGTTATAGGAGATGTAGCAGAAAGAGATTGTATTTTAGTAGACGATATAATTGACACTGGTGGAACTCTTTGTCGTGCTGCTGAAGCATTAAAACAAAGAGGAGCAAAAAGAGTATTCGCATATGCTACACACCCTATTTTTTCTGGTAATGCACTAATTAATTTAAAACAATCACATATTGATGAAGTAGTTGTATCTGATACTATTCCTTTATTGAAAACTATTCAAAATTTAAAAAATGTAAGAACATTAACATTATCAGGAATGTTAGCTGAAGCTATTAGAAGAATTAATAATGAAGAATCTATTTCTGCTATGTTTGAACATTAA
- the prfA gene encoding peptide chain release factor 1: MKNSIIIKLETLLHRYLELEVMLSDIHVIKNQNQFQLLSREHLQLMDIVHCFLSWKKIKDDIQTYELLVQENDISTLAKKELDLAKNTKKEIEMKLKKLLLPKDPNDHLSCFIEIRAATGGDEAAIFAGDLFRMYIRYAEFRNWNIETIHSSVSEKGGYKEIIAKINGVNVCGRLKFESGGHRVQRIPQTESQGRVHTSTCTVAIMPVFPEAEKIIINTNDLKIDTFRSSGAGGQHVNTTDSAIRITHIPTGYVVECQDERSQHKNKAKALSVLSARLYSAEVTARNKQTSLIRKNLLGTGDRSDRNRTYNFPQNRVTDHRINLTLYSLNEILEGNLDILIDPILQEYHTDQLSLLSNI, translated from the coding sequence ATGAAGAATTCAATTATTATTAAGTTAGAAACTTTACTTCATAGATATTTAGAATTAGAAGTCATGTTGTCTGATATTCATGTTATAAAGAACCAGAATCAGTTTCAATTATTATCTCGTGAACATTTACAGTTAATGGATATTGTACATTGTTTTTTATCTTGGAAAAAAATAAAAGACGATATACAAACGTATGAATTATTAGTGCAAGAGAATGATATTTCTACTTTAGCTAAGAAAGAATTAGATTTAGCTAAAAACACTAAAAAAGAAATAGAAATGAAATTAAAAAAACTTTTGTTACCTAAAGATCCTAATGATCATTTAAGTTGTTTTATAGAGATACGTGCTGCTACTGGAGGGGATGAAGCTGCTATTTTTGCAGGTGATTTATTTAGAATGTATATTCGGTATGCTGAATTTCGTAATTGGAATATAGAAACAATACATAGTAGTGTTAGTGAAAAAGGTGGGTATAAAGAAATAATTGCTAAAATTAATGGTGTTAATGTATGTGGGAGATTAAAATTTGAATCTGGTGGTCATCGAGTTCAGAGAATTCCTCAAACAGAATCACAAGGTAGAGTTCATACTTCTACTTGTACTGTAGCTATTATGCCTGTTTTTCCAGAAGCAGAAAAAATTATAATTAATACTAATGATTTAAAAATCGATACTTTTCGTTCTTCTGGTGCAGGAGGACAACATGTAAACACTACTGATTCAGCTATTCGAATTACTCATATTCCAACTGGTTATGTAGTAGAATGTCAAGATGAAAGATCTCAACATAAAAATAAAGCCAAAGCATTATCAGTACTATCAGCAAGACTTTATTCTGCTGAAGTAACTGCAAGAAATAAGCAAACATCTTTAATTAGAAAAAATTTATTAGGTACAGGTGATAGATCAGATAGAAATCGAACATATAATTTTCCACAAAATAGAGTAACTGACCATAGAATTAATTTAACTTTGTATTCTTTAAATGAAATTTTAGAAGGTAATTTAGATATTTTAATTGATCCAATATTACAAGAATATCATACTGATCAGCTTTCTTTGTTATCGAATATATAA
- the prmC gene encoding peptide chain release factor N(5)-glutamine methyltransferase, with protein sequence MNILNWFKLVSKRLSHINNSRYDLEILLSFVIKKSKSWIIGFNDYQLSENEVVQLEKLIIRRSLGEPIAYLLGEQEFWSLPFKVSKEVLIPRPETEILVELCLYKLQTINVANILDLGTGSGVIALSIASIKKECHITGIDCMQSAITISKYNAKILQISNVHFICSDWFSSINSKLFHVIVSNPPYISINEYSIIRNNLKYEPIKSLVSHSCGLGDIMYIIQNAKNYLYSHGWLLIEHGWNQKYRVQNLFKYNDFINIKTYQDYSGHDRVTIGQKK encoded by the coding sequence ATGAATATTTTAAATTGGTTTAAATTAGTAAGTAAAAGATTATCTCATATTAATAATTCTAGATATGATTTAGAAATTTTATTGAGTTTTGTTATTAAGAAAAGTAAAAGTTGGATTATTGGATTTAATGATTATCAATTATCTGAAAACGAAGTAGTTCAATTAGAAAAATTAATAATTAGACGTTCTTTAGGTGAACCAATTGCATATTTATTGGGAGAACAAGAATTTTGGTCTTTACCATTTAAAGTTTCTAAAGAAGTATTAATTCCTCGTCCAGAAACTGAAATATTAGTTGAATTATGTTTATATAAATTACAAACTATTAATGTAGCTAACATACTTGATTTAGGAACTGGTTCTGGAGTTATTGCGTTATCTATTGCTAGTATAAAAAAAGAATGTCACATTACTGGTATTGATTGTATGCAATCAGCAATTACTATTTCTAAATACAATGCTAAAATATTGCAGATTTCAAATGTGCATTTCATTTGTAGTGATTGGTTTTCTTCTATAAATTCAAAATTGTTTCATGTTATTGTAAGTAATCCACCATATATTAGTATTAATGAATATTCTATTATTCGTAATAATTTAAAATATGAACCAATTAAATCTTTAGTATCTCATAGTTGTGGATTAGGTGATATAATGTATATTATTCAAAATGCTAAAAATTATTTATATTCACATGGATGGTTATTAATTGAACATGGTTGGAATCAAAAATATAGGGTACAAAATTTATTTAAATATAACGACTTTATTAATATAAAAACATATCAAGATTATAGTGGTCATGATCGTGTAACTATTGGACAAAAAAAATAA
- the sirB1 gene encoding invasion regulator SirB1 yields MTFTPITNVVKETLLESIITTFSSIREDFPVDYVKIELQSKTKEMELYISNCIKVDEKLNKLLEIFYVYWKFGPANGIYKLSEVLWIDSVLRTRKGTAVSLGVILLHIAQELHIPLEPVIFPTQLILRCDGSDGKTVLINPFNGEILDKHILEVWLKGNISPTAELYSNDLKTATLSHVIKKMLNTLKSALMEEKEMELALNVSHVLLKINPNDPYEIRDRGLIYAQLDCDHIALADLIYFVEHCPEDPISEIIKVQIHSIEQKKLILH; encoded by the coding sequence ATGACATTTACACCTATTACAAATGTTGTAAAAGAAACATTATTAGAATCAATTATTACAACTTTTAGTTCTATTCGAGAAGATTTTCCTGTAGATTACGTAAAGATAGAATTACAATCTAAAACTAAAGAAATGGAGTTATATATTTCTAATTGTATTAAAGTAGATGAAAAATTAAATAAATTGTTAGAAATTTTTTATGTTTATTGGAAGTTTGGACCAGCTAATGGGATTTATAAATTATCTGAAGTATTGTGGATTGATAGTGTATTACGTACTCGTAAAGGAACAGCAGTATCTTTAGGTGTAATATTATTACATATTGCTCAAGAATTACATATTCCTTTAGAACCAGTAATTTTCCCTACTCAATTAATTTTGAGATGTGACGGATCAGATGGAAAAACTGTTTTAATTAATCCATTCAATGGTGAAATATTAGATAAACATATTTTAGAAGTATGGTTAAAAGGAAATATTAGCCCTACTGCAGAATTATATTCCAATGACTTAAAAACAGCAACATTGTCTCATGTTATAAAAAAAATGTTAAATACTTTAAAATCTGCATTAATGGAAGAAAAAGAAATGGAATTAGCATTAAATGTTTCTCATGTTTTATTAAAAATTAATCCTAATGATCCATATGAAATTCGTGATCGAGGTTTAATTTATGCTCAATTAGATTGTGATCATATTGCACTAGCTGATTTAATTTATTTCGTAGAACATTGTCCAGAAGATCCTATTAGTGAAATTATAAAAGTTCAAATTCATTCTATTGAACAAAAAAAACTTATTTTGCATTAG
- a CDS encoding acetate kinase — protein MKVKHLVFVLNFGSSSFKFAVINPYDNKNYLSGIVECLYLSNVKIKWICNDVQYQKTFKDTISNKDILKFVITEILEKESYIFSNIVAIGHRVVHGGIKLNDSTIINQQVIDDIKKAIIFSPIHNPANLIGIQLTLQLFPHLSKKNVAVFDTSFYKSIPKKAYLYAIPYFLYSKHGIRRYGAHGISHQYVMFRTATILNKELNTLNIISCHLGNGASVSAIKNGICIDTSMGLTPLEGLVMGTRSGDIDPSIIFFMHKELNISINEINNILMFKSGLLGLSDISSDFRNIESQYEINKQAKNTIDIFCYRLRKYISSYFSLMNGRLDAVIFTGGIGENSSLVRKLAIDNLSLSGELSIDISKNNLIMKKTNFFINSEHSIPILVIATNEELAIAKETIQCIYS, from the coding sequence ATGAAAGTAAAACATTTAGTATTTGTTTTAAATTTCGGTAGTTCTTCTTTTAAGTTTGCTGTAATAAATCCTTATGATAACAAGAATTATTTGTCTGGAATAGTAGAATGTTTATATTTATCTAATGTGAAGATAAAATGGATTTGTAATGATGTTCAGTATCAAAAGACATTTAAGGATACAATATCTAATAAAGATATATTAAAGTTTGTAATTACAGAAATTTTGGAAAAAGAATCATATATTTTTTCTAATATTGTAGCAATAGGACATAGAGTTGTGCATGGAGGAATAAAATTAAATGATTCAACAATAATTAATCAACAAGTCATTGATGACATTAAAAAAGCAATTATATTTTCTCCTATACACAATCCAGCTAATTTAATAGGTATTCAATTAACTTTACAATTATTTCCTCATTTATCTAAAAAAAATGTAGCGGTATTTGATACTTCTTTTTATAAATCAATTCCTAAGAAAGCATATTTATATGCAATTCCTTATTTTCTATATTCTAAACATGGAATTCGAAGATATGGTGCTCATGGCATTAGTCATCAGTATGTTATGTTTAGAACAGCTACAATTTTAAATAAAGAGTTAAATACATTAAATATTATTAGTTGTCATTTAGGAAATGGAGCTTCTGTATCTGCTATTAAAAATGGAATTTGTATCGATACTTCGATGGGTTTAACACCATTAGAAGGATTAGTAATGGGGACCAGAAGTGGTGATATTGATCCTTCTATCATTTTTTTTATGCATAAGGAATTAAATATTTCTATAAATGAGATTAATAATATTTTAATGTTTAAATCTGGTTTATTAGGATTAAGCGATATTAGTAGTGATTTTAGAAATATCGAAAGTCAGTATGAAATAAATAAACAAGCGAAGAATACAATTGATATATTTTGTTATCGTTTAAGAAAATATATTTCTTCATATTTTTCTTTAATGAATGGTAGATTAGATGCAGTTATATTTACAGGTGGAATTGGAGAAAATTCTTCTTTAGTTAGAAAATTGGCTATAGATAATTTATCATTATCAGGGGAATTATCTATTGATATATCGAAAAATAATTTAATTATGAAAAAAACAAATTTTTTTATAAATTCAGAACATAGTATTCCAATATTAGTTATTGCTACCAATGAAGAACTAGCTATAGCTAAAGAAACTATACAATGTATATATTCGTAG